The following are from one region of the Archangium lipolyticum genome:
- the allB gene encoding allantoinase AllB codes for MSGNQVLRSKRVVTEGGVREAAVVIREGKVAAVVSPADVPAGLPVTDVGDKVVMPGVVDCHAHINEPGRTEWEGFETATRAAAAGGITTVVDMPLNSIPATTTLDALRQKAASAEGHCAIDHGFWGGVIPSNTGELEAMVDAGVTGFKCFLIHSGVDEFPHVTREDLERAMPILARRGVPLIVHAELTPHEAPPQGDTRTYRSYLESRPRRWEDDAIRMMVELCRKHRGQVHIVHLSSSDALPDIAAAKREGLPFSVETCPHYLTFDAEHIPDGATHFKCAPPIREAENREALWAGLARGDIDMVVSDHSPCTPALKHLDRGDFGAAWGGIASLQFSLPAVWTGMRARGHGLESLVRWMCQNPARLVGLTGVKGSLTPGADADLIVFDPEATFTPEASGVLHRHKLTPYAGRPLVGVVEQTWVRGEKVHDRNEPSSRTVGRWIRRPGVAASGLR; via the coding sequence GTGAGCGGAAACCAGGTACTGCGCAGCAAGCGGGTCGTCACCGAGGGCGGCGTGCGCGAGGCCGCGGTGGTGATCCGGGAGGGCAAGGTGGCGGCGGTGGTGTCACCGGCGGACGTGCCGGCGGGCCTGCCGGTGACGGACGTGGGCGACAAGGTGGTGATGCCGGGCGTGGTGGACTGCCACGCGCACATCAACGAGCCCGGCCGCACCGAGTGGGAGGGCTTCGAGACGGCCACGCGCGCGGCGGCCGCGGGCGGCATCACCACCGTGGTGGACATGCCGCTCAACTCCATCCCCGCCACCACCACCCTGGACGCACTGCGGCAGAAGGCGGCCTCCGCCGAGGGCCACTGCGCCATCGACCATGGCTTCTGGGGCGGCGTCATCCCCAGCAACACGGGCGAGCTGGAGGCCATGGTCGACGCGGGCGTCACCGGCTTCAAGTGCTTCCTCATCCACTCGGGGGTGGACGAGTTCCCCCACGTCACCCGGGAGGACCTGGAGCGGGCCATGCCCATCCTGGCGCGGCGCGGCGTGCCCCTCATCGTCCACGCGGAGCTGACGCCCCACGAGGCCCCGCCCCAGGGAGACACGCGCACCTACCGCAGCTATCTGGAGTCGCGCCCCCGCCGCTGGGAGGACGACGCCATCCGGATGATGGTGGAGCTGTGCCGGAAGCACCGCGGACAGGTGCACATCGTCCACCTGTCGTCCTCGGACGCGCTGCCGGACATCGCCGCCGCGAAGCGCGAGGGCCTGCCCTTCAGCGTGGAGACGTGCCCCCACTACCTCACCTTCGACGCGGAGCACATCCCCGACGGCGCCACGCACTTCAAGTGCGCACCGCCCATCCGCGAGGCGGAGAACCGCGAGGCGCTCTGGGCGGGACTGGCGCGCGGTGACATCGACATGGTGGTGTCGGACCACTCGCCGTGCACCCCCGCCCTCAAGCACCTGGACCGCGGAGACTTCGGCGCGGCGTGGGGCGGCATCGCGTCGCTCCAGTTCAGCCTGCCGGCCGTGTGGACGGGCATGCGCGCGCGCGGCCACGGGCTGGAGTCCCTGGTGCGGTGGATGTGCCAGAACCCGGCCCGGCTCGTCGGCCTGACGGGTGTGAAGGGCTCGCTGACGCCCGGCGCGGACGCGGACCTCATCGTCTTCGATCCGGAGGCCACCTTCACCCCCGAGGCCTCGGGCGTGCTGCACCGCCACAAGCTCACCCCGTACGCGGGCCGCCCGCTGGTGGGCGTGGTGGAGCAGACCTGGGTCCGGGGCGAGAAGGTTCACGACCGGAACGAGCCCTCGTCCCGCACGGTGGGCCGGTGGATTCGCCGCCCTGGAGTGGCGGCCAGTGGACTAAGGTAA
- a CDS encoding catalase, whose translation MNLKSVVLMALLTGGPALANPPPLTTDSGAPVGSNQSSKTAGPRGGILLEDFHLIEKLARFDRERIPERVVHARGVGAYGFFESYGDFSQLTRASIFSAKGKKTPMFVRFSTVIPSQGSPETVRDPRGFALKFYTDQGNWDLVGNSLPVFFIRDAIKFPDMVHSLKPSPITNRQDPNRYFDFFSHVPESTHMLTQVYSDLGIPANYRQMNGHGVHAFKFVNAQGEVRYVKFNWKSLQGVKTLTAEEATRIQGEDFQHATHDLYTAIGKGQFPSWEMSAQVLDPKDLDAFPFDPLDATKVWPEDKVPSIKLGKFTLDRMPDNFFEETEQAAFSPGVQPPGIEPSEDRLLQGRLFSYADTQRYRVGANYQQLPINRARAQVNNNNQGGNMNAANTKSDVNYEPSITRETEDAPAYLLSRAPLSGTTQQAPIAKTDNFSQAGAFYAALSAAEKERLVKNLAADLGQVRDARVKARMVGFFFSANADYGTRLAKAVGIKVDDAKAAIAPLAAR comes from the coding sequence ATGAACCTGAAGTCCGTGGTCCTCATGGCGCTGCTCACTGGCGGTCCGGCCCTGGCAAACCCTCCGCCGCTCACCACCGACTCGGGAGCGCCGGTCGGCTCCAACCAGAGCTCGAAGACGGCGGGTCCGCGCGGCGGAATCCTGCTGGAGGACTTCCACCTGATCGAGAAGCTCGCGCGCTTCGACCGTGAGCGCATCCCGGAGCGCGTGGTGCACGCCCGGGGCGTGGGCGCCTACGGTTTCTTCGAGAGCTACGGTGACTTCTCCCAGCTCACGCGCGCGTCGATCTTCTCCGCCAAGGGCAAGAAGACGCCGATGTTCGTGCGCTTCTCCACCGTCATCCCTTCGCAGGGCTCTCCGGAGACGGTGAGGGATCCGCGCGGCTTCGCGCTCAAGTTCTACACGGATCAGGGCAACTGGGACCTGGTGGGCAACAGCCTGCCGGTGTTCTTCATCCGGGACGCCATCAAGTTCCCGGACATGGTGCACTCGCTCAAGCCGTCGCCCATCACCAACCGGCAGGATCCGAACCGCTACTTCGACTTCTTCTCCCACGTCCCCGAGTCCACGCACATGCTGACGCAGGTGTACTCGGACCTGGGGATTCCGGCGAACTACCGGCAGATGAACGGCCACGGCGTGCACGCCTTCAAGTTCGTCAACGCCCAGGGCGAGGTGCGCTACGTCAAGTTCAACTGGAAGTCGTTGCAGGGCGTGAAGACGCTCACGGCCGAGGAGGCCACGCGCATCCAGGGCGAGGACTTCCAGCACGCCACGCATGACCTGTACACGGCCATCGGCAAGGGGCAGTTCCCGTCGTGGGAGATGAGCGCGCAGGTGCTCGATCCGAAGGATCTGGACGCGTTCCCGTTCGATCCGCTGGATGCCACCAAGGTGTGGCCGGAGGACAAGGTGCCCTCCATCAAGCTGGGGAAGTTCACGCTGGACCGGATGCCGGACAACTTCTTCGAGGAGACGGAGCAGGCCGCGTTCTCCCCGGGCGTCCAGCCGCCGGGCATCGAGCCGTCCGAGGATCGGCTGCTGCAGGGCCGGCTGTTCTCCTACGCGGACACGCAGCGCTACCGGGTGGGCGCCAACTACCAGCAGCTGCCCATCAACCGCGCCCGCGCCCAGGTGAACAACAACAACCAGGGCGGCAACATGAACGCCGCCAACACGAAGTCGGACGTCAACTACGAGCCCAGCATCACCCGGGAGACCGAGGACGCGCCGGCGTACCTGCTGTCGCGCGCGCCGCTGAGCGGGACGACGCAGCAGGCGCCGATCGCCAAGACGGACAACTTCTCGCAGGCGGGCGCCTTCTACGCGGCGCTGTCCGCGGCGGAGAAGGAGCGGCTGGTGAAGAACCTCGCCGCGGACCTGGGCCAGGTGCGTGACGCCCGGGTGAAGGCGCGCATGGTCGGCTTCTTCTTCAGCGCGAACGCGGACTACGGCACGCGGCTGGCCAAGGCGGTGGGCATCAAGGTGGACGACGCCAAGGCCGCCATCGCGCCGCTCGCCGCCCGCTAG
- a CDS encoding ankyrin repeat domain-containing protein, which produces MLRKMMVLLGSVALVLLVSSALMAGYLFVWDRPSQGRVLAVNDAERYLLAAAREGDVEVVAGLVKAGTPVDVQNERGFSPLILAAYHGHTEVARVLLAAGANACSGDSRGNTALMGAAFKGHADIVELLLQQPCAVDQSNGVGQTALMFASLFGRKDVAERLRQHGASAQKRDASGRTAEDWARTQSPEPPITAPVAPARDAATTAAR; this is translated from the coding sequence ATGCTGCGCAAGATGATGGTGCTCCTGGGTTCGGTGGCGCTGGTGCTGCTGGTGAGCTCGGCGCTGATGGCCGGCTACCTGTTCGTCTGGGATCGCCCTTCCCAGGGGCGCGTGCTCGCCGTGAACGACGCGGAGCGCTACCTGCTCGCGGCCGCGCGCGAGGGGGATGTGGAGGTGGTCGCGGGCCTGGTGAAGGCCGGAACGCCCGTGGACGTCCAGAATGAGCGGGGCTTCTCCCCGCTCATCCTCGCGGCGTACCACGGCCACACGGAGGTGGCCCGGGTGCTGCTCGCGGCGGGGGCGAACGCATGCTCCGGCGACTCACGCGGCAACACCGCGCTGATGGGCGCGGCCTTCAAGGGCCACGCGGACATCGTCGAGCTGCTCCTCCAGCAACCCTGCGCGGTGGACCAGTCCAACGGAGTCGGCCAGACGGCGCTGATGTTCGCCAGCCTCTTCGGCCGCAAGGACGTGGCGGAGCGGCTGCGCCAGCACGGCGCCTCGGCCCAGAAGCGGGACGCCAGCGGGCGCACGGCGGAGGACTGGGCGCGGACCCAGTCCCCCGAGCCTCCCATCACCGCGCCCGTGGCCCCCGCGAGGGACGCGGCCACCACCGCGGCGAGGTGA
- the alc gene encoding allantoicase: protein MNAPEEGKVRVAFAELIDLAAEKVGGRALYANDEFFAPKENLLKPGRGVFIPDKYTEFGKWMDGWETRRKRVPGHDFCIIQLGLPGVIRGVNVDTNHFIGNFPEYASVDGLEIQGQPSGESLVDAAWTEIVPKTKLAGGTQNYLPVASERRWTHLRLHIYPDGGVARLRVHGVVTPDLAKLRSGELVDLAAAENGGLVVTCNDAFFGPKDNLILPGRASTMGEGWETRRKRVPGFDWIVVKLAAPGTVHRVEVDTNHFKGNFPDMCSLEGCTLKEDILDFANAKDIAWQEILPRTKLQAHHRHFFETELRAAGPFTHVRLNIFPDGGISRLRVHGRAT from the coding sequence ATGAACGCACCCGAGGAAGGCAAGGTCCGCGTCGCCTTCGCCGAGCTCATCGACCTGGCAGCCGAGAAGGTGGGCGGACGCGCCCTCTACGCCAACGACGAGTTCTTCGCCCCCAAGGAGAACCTGCTCAAGCCGGGGCGCGGCGTCTTCATCCCGGACAAGTACACGGAGTTCGGCAAGTGGATGGATGGCTGGGAGACGCGCCGCAAGCGCGTGCCGGGCCATGACTTCTGCATCATCCAGCTGGGCCTGCCGGGGGTCATCCGCGGGGTGAACGTGGACACCAACCACTTCATCGGCAACTTCCCCGAGTACGCCTCGGTGGACGGCCTGGAGATTCAAGGCCAGCCCTCGGGCGAGTCCCTGGTGGACGCGGCGTGGACGGAGATCGTCCCGAAGACGAAGCTGGCCGGCGGGACGCAGAACTATCTGCCCGTCGCGAGCGAGCGGCGCTGGACGCACCTGCGCCTGCACATCTACCCGGACGGGGGCGTGGCGCGCTTGCGCGTGCACGGGGTGGTGACGCCGGACCTGGCGAAGCTGCGCTCCGGGGAGCTGGTGGACCTGGCCGCGGCGGAGAACGGCGGCCTCGTCGTCACCTGCAACGACGCCTTCTTCGGCCCCAAGGACAACCTCATCCTCCCCGGCCGCGCCAGCACCATGGGCGAGGGCTGGGAGACGCGCCGCAAGCGCGTGCCGGGCTTCGATTGGATCGTCGTGAAGCTGGCCGCGCCCGGCACCGTGCACCGCGTGGAGGTGGACACCAACCACTTCAAGGGCAACTTCCCGGACATGTGCTCCCTGGAGGGCTGCACCCTGAAGGAGGACATCCTCGACTTCGCCAACGCCAAGGACATCGCGTGGCAGGAGATCCTCCCGCGCACGAAGCTTCAGGCGCACCACCGCCACTTCTTCGAAACCGAGCTGCGCGCCGCGGGGCCCTTCACGCACGTGCGGCTCAACATCTTCCCGGACGGAGGCATCAGCCGGCTCCGGGTGCACGGGCGGGCCACGTGA
- the uraD gene encoding 2-oxo-4-hydroxy-4-carboxy-5-ureidoimidazoline decarboxylase, whose amino-acid sequence MTRLDWLNRLPVEDAQAEFLRCCGSGRWAEAMARARPFPSQDALFAEASWLWSQTGPDDWREAMLHHPRIGDVSKLREKYAGTGAWSEQEQRGIEGAGEDVIQALADGNRAYEERFGFIFLVCATGKSAAEMLALLRERMNNAPDQELRVAADEQAKITRIRLEKLLASP is encoded by the coding sequence GTGACCCGGCTCGACTGGCTCAACCGCCTGCCCGTCGAGGACGCCCAGGCGGAGTTCCTGCGCTGCTGCGGCTCCGGCCGCTGGGCCGAGGCCATGGCCCGCGCGCGCCCCTTCCCGAGCCAGGACGCCCTGTTCGCGGAGGCCTCGTGGCTCTGGTCCCAGACGGGGCCGGATGACTGGCGCGAGGCCATGCTGCACCACCCGCGCATCGGCGACGTCTCCAAGCTGCGCGAGAAGTACGCGGGCACCGGCGCCTGGTCCGAGCAGGAGCAGCGCGGCATCGAGGGCGCTGGCGAGGACGTCATCCAGGCGCTCGCCGACGGCAACCGCGCGTACGAGGAGCGCTTCGGCTTCATCTTCCTCGTGTGCGCCACGGGGAAGAGCGCGGCGGAGATGCTGGCCCTGCTGCGCGAGCGCATGAACAACGCGCCGGATCAGGAGCTTCGGGTCGCGGCGGACGAGCAGGCGAAGATCACCCGCATCCGGCTGGAGAAGCTCCTCGCGTCCCCATGA
- a CDS encoding glutamine amidotransferase-related protein: MNVTPPSPRTAVILIHGEEAGPGQLGPALRRSGFSLDIRSRAPQPEDTEADLVVVMGKSLGLQEAEPPPLLEEERRLLARRLEAGRPSLGIGLGAGLLAAAAGARVRPGEKGPVLGVHPVSLTAEGLADPLFAGFEEFFDVLHWQADTFEPIHGAQELVSTARYPHQIFRVGNSYGVRFHPEVDGGMFERWVRHSGEDVARVGLTMEELLKREGPRVARVQQHSMLMMERLAAFFARQVGAGGGERYLFTVEAIQRLAGRGVLLSPGIPRRAPIVRVGQTLSLKRPDGSRVEGTVRGMASFGDTGSAIPLLVLLDSPDAEVPPGSEALTSEPLTV; the protein is encoded by the coding sequence ATGAACGTGACTCCCCCGTCTCCTCGTACCGCCGTCATCCTGATCCATGGGGAAGAAGCGGGTCCCGGGCAGCTCGGGCCCGCGTTGCGGCGCTCGGGCTTCTCCCTGGACATCCGCTCGCGAGCCCCCCAGCCCGAGGACACCGAGGCGGATCTGGTCGTGGTGATGGGGAAGTCCCTGGGACTTCAGGAGGCGGAGCCCCCGCCACTCCTGGAGGAGGAGCGCCGGCTGCTGGCGCGCCGGTTGGAAGCGGGCCGGCCGAGTCTGGGGATCGGACTGGGCGCGGGGCTGCTCGCCGCCGCGGCCGGCGCTCGCGTCCGCCCGGGGGAGAAGGGCCCGGTGCTGGGGGTGCATCCGGTGTCGCTGACGGCGGAAGGGCTGGCGGATCCCCTGTTCGCCGGCTTCGAGGAGTTCTTCGACGTCCTGCACTGGCAGGCGGACACCTTCGAGCCGATTCACGGCGCGCAGGAGCTCGTCTCGACCGCCCGCTACCCGCATCAGATCTTCCGCGTGGGCAATTCCTACGGGGTGCGCTTCCATCCCGAGGTGGATGGGGGAATGTTCGAGCGCTGGGTCCGCCATTCAGGGGAAGACGTGGCCCGCGTGGGCCTCACCATGGAGGAGCTGCTGAAGCGGGAGGGGCCGCGGGTGGCGCGGGTGCAGCAGCACTCGATGCTGATGATGGAGCGGCTGGCGGCCTTCTTCGCGCGGCAGGTGGGCGCGGGAGGAGGAGAGCGCTACCTCTTCACCGTGGAGGCCATCCAACGGTTGGCGGGGCGGGGTGTGCTGCTCTCACCGGGCATCCCGCGGCGCGCCCCCATCGTGCGCGTGGGGCAGACGCTCTCGCTCAAGCGGCCCGACGGCTCTCGCGTGGAGGGCACCGTGCGCGGCATGGCCAGCTTCGGGGATACCGGCTCGGCCATCCCCTTGCTGGTGCTGCTGGACTCGCCGGACGCGGAGGTACCGCCGGGCTCGGAGGCCCTCACCTCCGAGCCGCTGACGGTGTAG
- a CDS encoding DUF6986 family protein encodes MKTTLTPNRLAAARAALKKANQEYARTFPGESARRQPVHTVYGGAQLFKAETARKMGQMALAALHEYAPDATALATCLELDADIARRVHERILAKLEREPVEDFRIDFEDGYGHRPAEEEDGHAVSTAGEVARGMEQGSLPPFIGIRIKSLSEELFDRSARTLELFVGTLLERTGGRLPDDFVVTLPKITVPEQVTALVRMLELLEQDRGLESGALKLELMVETPQSLFDREGRLALPALVAAAEGRCVGAHLGVYDYTAAFNITAAYQSMTHPSADFAREMMQVSLAGTGVALSDGATNVMPVGPHKPGQSPLTEAQKKENREVVHRAWRLMHGHTRHSLERAFYQGWDLHPAQLPVRYATVYAFFLEGLDAASRRLKSFIEKAAQATLLGDVFDDAATGQGLLNYFLRGLACGALTEEEARAAGLTLEELRSRSFLKILEGRRKTDAPGAPTPSAARR; translated from the coding sequence ATGAAGACGACCCTGACGCCCAATCGCCTCGCCGCCGCGCGCGCGGCGTTGAAGAAGGCCAACCAGGAGTATGCCCGGACCTTCCCGGGCGAGTCCGCCCGCCGCCAGCCCGTGCACACGGTGTACGGCGGCGCCCAGCTCTTCAAGGCGGAGACGGCCCGGAAGATGGGACAGATGGCCCTGGCCGCGCTGCACGAGTACGCCCCGGATGCCACGGCGCTCGCCACGTGCCTGGAGCTGGACGCGGACATCGCCCGGCGCGTCCACGAGCGCATCCTCGCCAAGCTCGAGCGCGAGCCGGTGGAGGACTTCCGCATCGACTTCGAGGACGGCTACGGGCACCGGCCGGCCGAGGAGGAGGACGGGCACGCGGTCTCCACCGCCGGGGAGGTGGCCCGGGGCATGGAACAGGGCTCGCTGCCGCCCTTCATCGGCATCCGCATCAAGTCCCTCTCCGAGGAGCTGTTCGACCGGAGCGCGCGCACGCTGGAGCTCTTCGTCGGCACGCTGCTGGAGCGCACGGGCGGCAGGCTTCCGGACGACTTCGTCGTCACGCTGCCGAAGATCACCGTCCCCGAGCAGGTGACGGCGCTGGTGCGCATGCTGGAGCTGCTCGAGCAGGACCGGGGCCTGGAGTCCGGCGCGCTGAAGCTGGAGCTGATGGTGGAGACGCCGCAATCCCTCTTCGACCGGGAGGGACGGCTGGCGCTGCCCGCGCTGGTGGCGGCGGCGGAGGGACGCTGCGTCGGAGCGCACCTCGGGGTGTACGACTACACGGCCGCCTTCAACATCACCGCGGCGTACCAGAGCATGACGCACCCGTCGGCCGACTTCGCGCGGGAGATGATGCAGGTGTCGCTGGCGGGCACGGGCGTGGCGCTCTCGGATGGCGCGACGAACGTGATGCCGGTGGGCCCGCACAAGCCGGGCCAGAGCCCGCTGACGGAGGCCCAGAAGAAGGAGAACCGCGAGGTGGTGCACCGCGCGTGGCGGCTGATGCACGGGCACACGCGCCACTCGCTGGAGCGGGCCTTCTACCAGGGGTGGGACCTGCACCCGGCCCAGCTCCCGGTGCGCTACGCGACGGTGTACGCGTTCTTCCTGGAGGGCCTGGACGCGGCCTCACGCCGTCTGAAGTCCTTCATCGAGAAGGCGGCCCAGGCGACGCTGCTCGGCGACGTCTTCGACGACGCGGCCACGGGCCAGGGCCTGCTCAACTACTTCCTGCGCGGCCTCGCCTGCGGGGCCCTCACCGAGGAGGAAGCCCGGGCGGCGGGGCTGACGCTGGAGGAGCTGCGCAGCCGCTCGTTCCTGAAGATCCTGGAGGGCCGCCGGAAGACGGACGCCCCGGGGGCGCCTACACCGTCAGCGGCTCGGAGGTGA
- the uraH gene encoding hydroxyisourate hydrolase — protein sequence MSTLSTHVLDTQWGRPAAGVPITLEHQAGDGWRELARGTTNADGRVRDFLPAGTRLEPGTYRMTFHTAEYFRANAVRGFYPYVSVVFELASPDEHYHVPLLLSPFGYSTYRGS from the coding sequence ATGAGCACCCTGTCCACGCACGTCCTCGACACGCAGTGGGGCCGCCCGGCGGCTGGCGTCCCCATCACCCTGGAGCACCAGGCCGGTGACGGCTGGCGGGAGCTGGCGCGCGGAACGACCAACGCGGATGGCCGCGTGCGCGACTTCCTGCCCGCCGGCACGCGACTGGAGCCCGGCACCTACCGGATGACGTTCCACACGGCGGAGTACTTCCGCGCGAACGCCGTCCGCGGCTTCTACCCGTACGTCTCGGTGGTGTTCGAGCTCGCCTCCCCGGACGAGCACTACCACGTGCCCCTGCTGCTGAGCCCCTTCGGCTACTCCACCTACCGGGGCAGCTGA